CGCTGCGACCAACCGTCCAGTAGGTCCGTTTTGCCACAGCTCCTCCACCGGCGGAGGACTGCAGGAAGTTTCAACTGAGGAGGCGCCCATTGAAGATCCTGGTGACGATCAAGCCGGTCCCGAACCCGGACGAGAAGGTGAAGATCAAGGGGGACGGCAGCGGGATCGTGTTGGACAACATCA
The DNA window shown above is from Deltaproteobacteria bacterium and carries:
- a CDS encoding EtfB protein; its protein translation is MKILVTIKPVPNPDEKVKIKGDGSGIVLDNI